In Drosophila innubila isolate TH190305 chromosome 2R unlocalized genomic scaffold, UK_Dinn_1.0 1_C_2R, whole genome shotgun sequence, the following are encoded in one genomic region:
- the LOC117783526 gene encoding terminal nucleotidyltransferase 5C isoform X8 encodes MDVYQIDDGFHSDGGTETPPPSPSSGSSIASTSDHGSLESVDTGGTQRLAVLSFEQVRKLHNVMDEKVAIHGRGNFPTLEVTLKDLVNLVRRKLEADVNSGGAGVLVKDIRLNGGAASHVLANEDQPYNDLDLIFAIELSSPRVFDRVKTAVLNTLLDLMPEGVCKRRIYTCSLKEAYVGKMVKVNNNNDGDRWSLISLGNSPGHKNVELKFVDTMRRQFEFSVDSFQIVLDSLLLFYDCAALPISENFYPTVVGESVYGDFQEALYHLQKKLISTRQPEEIRGGGLLKYCNLLVRNYTAVNSQLIKTLERYMCSRFFIDFPDINTQTTKLEAYLRNHFWGIEEEPLQYEYLMHLYNVVEMSTVCLMGHERRQTLLLIHSLANQVKQQQEHQYQQQQQQQHHQHQQHQQQQQQQHHHHHHQQHQYLHQQQQQHQQQQHTNNSNYNSISNNRATATELEDDKNIDDDDDDDVAATGSLVLTQQQLHINNLQFYSLQQRQQQQQYKRNRQQQQHKQQQQKLEQHQQQQQQLQKKLQQQQLKQQQQQQQPDAQILGTYSGQFAYFYPYDGSAPKLLLLGENSYLNVTNL; translated from the exons ATGGACGTGTATCAGATCGATGATGGTTTCCACTCGGATGGAGGAACTGAGACACCGCCGCCGTCGCCAAGTTCAGGATCCTCGATAGCCTCGACATCGGATCATGGATCGTTGGAGAGTGTGGATACGGGAGGAACACAACGATTGGCGGTCTTATCATTTGAACAGGTGCGAAAGCTACACAATGTTATGGACGAGAAGGTGGCAATTCATGGGCGTGGCAATTTCCCCACACTGGAGGTGACACTCAAGGATCTGGTGAATTTGGTGCGTCGCAAACTGGAGGCGGATGTGAACAGTGGAGGAGCTGGTGTCCTGGTCAAGGATATACGTTTAAATGGTGGTGCCGCTAGTCATGTGCTGGCCAACGAGGATCAGCCCTATAATGATTTGGATTTAATCTTTGCCATCGAATTGAGTTCACCGCGTGTCTTTGATCGTGTCAAGACGGCCGTGCTAAATACCCTACTCGATCTAATGCCCGAAGGTGTTTGCAAGCGTCGCATCTACACCTGTTCCCTCAAAGAGGCCTATGTTGGTAAAATGGTCAAggtgaataataataatgatggcGATCGTTGGTCCCTCATCTCCCTAGGGAATTCACCGGGTCACAAGAATGTCGAACTGAAATTTGTCGATACAATGCGTCGGCAATTTGAATTCTCTGTCGATTCATTCCAAATAGTATTGGACTCATTATTGTTATTCTACGATTGTGCTGCATTGCCAATATCTGAGAATTTCTATCCCACTGTGGTGGGTGAATCGGTATATGGAGACTTTCAGGAGGCATTATATCATTTGCAAAAGAAATTGATCTCAACACGACAACCGGAGGAAATACGTGGCGGTGgattattgaaatattgtaatttattagtACGCAACTATACGGCTGTTAATTCACAATTGATCAAGACATTGGAACGTTATATGTGCTCACGTTTCTTTATCGATTTTCCCGATATTAATACGCAGACCACCAAATTGGAGGCGTATTTGCGCAATCACTTCTGGGGTATTGAGGAGGAACCGCTGCAATATGAGTATCTGATGCATTTATATAATGTTGTTGAAATGTCCACAGTGTGTCTGATGGGACACGAGCGTCGGCAGACACTGTTGCTCATCCATTCGCTGGCCAATCAGGtgaagcagcaacaggagcatcagtatcagcaacagcagcagcagcaacatcatcaacatcagcaacatcagcagcagcagcagcagcagcatcatcatcaccaccaccagcaacaTCAATACctacaccagcagcagcagcaacatcaac agcagcaacacaccaacaacagcaactacaataGCATTAGCAACAATAGAGCAACTGCAACGGAATTGGAGGATGATAAGAatattgatgatgatgatgatgatgatgtggcAGCCACAGGCAGCTTGGTGCTGACCCAACAGCAAttgcatataaacaatttgcaattttatagtCTGCAGcagagacagcaacagcagcaatacaaacgcaacaggcaa cagcagcaacataagcaacagcagcaaaaacttgagcaacatcaacagcagcagcaacaactgcagaaaaagctgcagcaacaacagttgaaacagcaacaacaacaacaacaacctgaTGCGCAGATTTTAGGCACGTACAGTGGGcaatttgcatacttttatcCGTACGATGGATCAGCGcccaaattgttgctgttgggcgAAAACTCATATTTAAATGTGACAAATCtatga
- the LOC117783526 gene encoding terminal nucleotidyltransferase 5C isoform X7 gives MKPENWLETSATTTTKAKANANATTKTKATASTSTSTSTSTAAAAATGYNAKCGTLDGAAEPLFHQQRNNRMDVYQIDDGFHSDGGTETPPPSPSSGSSIASTSDHGSLESVDTGGTQRLAVLSFEQVRKLHNVMDEKVAIHGRGNFPTLEVTLKDLVNLVRRKLEADVNSGGAGVLVKDIRLNGGAASHVLANEDQPYNDLDLIFAIELSSPRVFDRVKTAVLNTLLDLMPEGVCKRRIYTCSLKEAYVGKMVKVNNNNDGDRWSLISLGNSPGHKNVELKFVDTMRRQFEFSVDSFQIVLDSLLLFYDCAALPISENFYPTVVGESVYGDFQEALYHLQKKLISTRQPEEIRGGGLLKYCNLLVRNYTAVNSQLIKTLERYMCSRFFIDFPDINTQTTKLEAYLRNHFWGIEEEPLQYEYLMHLYNVVEMSTVCLMGHERRQTLLLIHSLANQVKQQQEHQYQQQQQQQHHQHQQHQQQQQQQHHHHHHQQHQYLHQQQQQHQQQQHTNNSNYNSISNNRATATELEDDKNIDDDDDDDVAATGSLVLTQQQLHINNLQFYSLQQRQQQQQYKRNRQQQQHKQQQQKLEQHQQQQQQLQKKLQQQQLKQQQQQQQPDAQILGTYSGQFAYFYPYDGSAPKLLLLGENSYLNVTNL, from the exons TGCGGGACACTAGACGGAGCCGCTGAACCGTTATTTCATCAGCAGAGGAACAACAGAATGGACGTGTATCAGATCGATGATGGTTTCCACTCGGATGGAGGAACTGAGACACCGCCGCCGTCGCCAAGTTCAGGATCCTCGATAGCCTCGACATCGGATCATGGATCGTTGGAGAGTGTGGATACGGGAGGAACACAACGATTGGCGGTCTTATCATTTGAACAGGTGCGAAAGCTACACAATGTTATGGACGAGAAGGTGGCAATTCATGGGCGTGGCAATTTCCCCACACTGGAGGTGACACTCAAGGATCTGGTGAATTTGGTGCGTCGCAAACTGGAGGCGGATGTGAACAGTGGAGGAGCTGGTGTCCTGGTCAAGGATATACGTTTAAATGGTGGTGCCGCTAGTCATGTGCTGGCCAACGAGGATCAGCCCTATAATGATTTGGATTTAATCTTTGCCATCGAATTGAGTTCACCGCGTGTCTTTGATCGTGTCAAGACGGCCGTGCTAAATACCCTACTCGATCTAATGCCCGAAGGTGTTTGCAAGCGTCGCATCTACACCTGTTCCCTCAAAGAGGCCTATGTTGGTAAAATGGTCAAggtgaataataataatgatggcGATCGTTGGTCCCTCATCTCCCTAGGGAATTCACCGGGTCACAAGAATGTCGAACTGAAATTTGTCGATACAATGCGTCGGCAATTTGAATTCTCTGTCGATTCATTCCAAATAGTATTGGACTCATTATTGTTATTCTACGATTGTGCTGCATTGCCAATATCTGAGAATTTCTATCCCACTGTGGTGGGTGAATCGGTATATGGAGACTTTCAGGAGGCATTATATCATTTGCAAAAGAAATTGATCTCAACACGACAACCGGAGGAAATACGTGGCGGTGgattattgaaatattgtaatttattagtACGCAACTATACGGCTGTTAATTCACAATTGATCAAGACATTGGAACGTTATATGTGCTCACGTTTCTTTATCGATTTTCCCGATATTAATACGCAGACCACCAAATTGGAGGCGTATTTGCGCAATCACTTCTGGGGTATTGAGGAGGAACCGCTGCAATATGAGTATCTGATGCATTTATATAATGTTGTTGAAATGTCCACAGTGTGTCTGATGGGACACGAGCGTCGGCAGACACTGTTGCTCATCCATTCGCTGGCCAATCAGGtgaagcagcaacaggagcatcagtatcagcaacagcagcagcagcaacatcatcaacatcagcaacatcagcagcagcagcagcagcagcatcatcatcaccaccaccagcaacaTCAATACctacaccagcagcagcagcaacatcaac agcagcaacacaccaacaacagcaactacaataGCATTAGCAACAATAGAGCAACTGCAACGGAATTGGAGGATGATAAGAatattgatgatgatgatgatgatgatgtggcAGCCACAGGCAGCTTGGTGCTGACCCAACAGCAAttgcatataaacaatttgcaattttatagtCTGCAGcagagacagcaacagcagcaatacaaacgcaacaggcaa cagcagcaacataagcaacagcagcaaaaacttgagcaacatcaacagcagcagcaacaactgcagaaaaagctgcagcaacaacagttgaaacagcaacaacaacaacaacaacctgaTGCGCAGATTTTAGGCACGTACAGTGGGcaatttgcatacttttatcCGTACGATGGATCAGCGcccaaattgttgctgttgggcgAAAACTCATATTTAAATGTGACAAATCtatga